One Calditrichia bacterium DNA window includes the following coding sequences:
- a CDS encoding P-II family nitrogen regulator, whose amino-acid sequence MKQIIAYIKPHKLSPVTMALHKIEGLTGMSVNDVRGFGRGRGNPSIKEQLYDFVPHVKIEIVCLDVLVNEIVDAIQKNAHTGLRGDGKIYVAEVLDAVRISSDKRGEEAV is encoded by the coding sequence ATGAAACAGATTATCGCTTACATAAAACCACACAAATTAAGCCCGGTGACAATGGCGCTGCACAAAATTGAAGGTTTAACTGGAATGAGTGTGAATGATGTTCGCGGATTTGGGCGCGGCAGGGGCAACCCTTCAATCAAGGAGCAACTGTATGATTTTGTGCCACATGTGAAGATTGAAATCGTTTGCCTCGACGTATTGGTGAATGAAATCGTTGATGCCATTCAAAAGAACGCCCACACCGGATTGCGGGGCGACGGCAAAATCTATGTGGCGGAAGTGCTGGATGCTGTACGCATCAGCAGCGATAAACGGGGCGAGGAAGCGGTATGA